The Beijerinckiaceae bacterium RH AL1 genome has a segment encoding these proteins:
- a CDS encoding Acyl-[ACP]--phospholipid O-acyltransferase (ID:RHAL1_02678;~source:Prodigal:2.6), with translation MSRTLLKSRKFAPLFWCQFFSAFNDSYLKTAIVFLILYPTELAHSGPLIQLAGALFIAPSFFLSALGGELADRFDKAIIARRLKLAEFGAVAIACGGFFFHSMPVLFVALTLFGILSATFGPVKYGILPDHLSVHDLPAGNALVEGATFIAIIAGTFVAALAEKYGGSPATFAGLTLGFALLSWLFAAAIPRSGEGAPNLHIDRNVLRSTLHLIGDLRADKRLWHGGIFVSLFWLVGAIVFGLLPPIVKVTLGGGELVVSVYLALFAIGIAVGSGLASWLVDGRTLTLPTPIAGVLIGIFSLDLAWTLHGVPPHQGMLDVAEFFKDPRAWHVGADLALLAMGGGLFVVPSFAAVQAWAPADHRARIVAAVNVLSALLMVAGSLSVAGLQAMGWTMPMVFVALGLGALAVSVWIFCVLPTNPLRDFAALVFRVVYRLEVEGIDNVAKAGPNAIIALNHVSLLDAEIAFSILDNNPVFAIDHQFAQKWWMKPVVKFMHALPLDPTRPLATRQLINEVKAGSTLVIFPEGRLTRTGSLMKVYDGPGLIADKAGVPVVPVRIEGAEKSRFSYLTGAQVNRGLFPRIKVTVLEPQRVVVPDHLKGRGRRQAAGAALYDIMSDMVFRTTSTDRTIWQATVDAALEHGPKHVALEDPVAGPMTYKRALIGARVLGAKLMPLAPAGGKIGVMLPTSVGCVVTLLGLMSAGRIVAMVNFSAGAAAIKSAGKAAQFDTIVTSRAFVEKGKLDKLVADIGQVFKLVYLEDVRATVTTPEKLLGALKWKTPLVRPKGPFGGADEPAAVLFTSGSEGKPKGVVLSHRNMLSNAAQARSMIDFGREDIVFNALPMFHALGLTDGMIVPLVFGVKGYLYPSPLHYRIIPELIYGSNATILFGTDTFLAGYARAANPYDFRSLRYIVAGAEPIKDSTRQVYQEKFGVRILEGYGITEMAPVLSCNTPMFNKNGTVGRLWPGMKMRLEPVEGIEDGGKLVVSGPNTMLGYLKDDQPGVLQPPPDGWHDTGDIVSVDDKGFITIKGRAKRFAKIAGEMVSLAAIENLAAHLWPDEISAAAAVPDQRKGERVILLTRHKGATRADFATFAKLRGAADVMVPADVRVVDEIPLLGSGKLDFAAVKRLVEEQEEERASAA, from the coding sequence ATGAGCCGCACGCTTTTGAAGAGCCGCAAGTTCGCGCCGCTCTTCTGGTGCCAGTTCTTTTCGGCCTTCAACGATTCCTATCTGAAGACGGCGATCGTCTTCCTGATCCTCTATCCGACCGAGCTCGCGCATTCCGGCCCGCTGATCCAGCTCGCCGGGGCGCTGTTCATCGCGCCTTCGTTCTTCCTCTCGGCGCTCGGCGGCGAGCTCGCGGACCGCTTCGACAAGGCGATCATCGCGCGGCGTCTGAAGCTCGCCGAGTTCGGCGCGGTGGCGATCGCCTGCGGCGGCTTCTTCTTCCATTCGATGCCGGTGCTCTTCGTCGCGCTGACGCTGTTCGGCATCTTGTCGGCGACGTTCGGGCCGGTGAAGTACGGCATCCTGCCCGACCATCTCTCCGTGCACGACCTGCCGGCCGGCAACGCGCTCGTCGAGGGCGCGACCTTCATCGCGATCATCGCCGGCACCTTCGTCGCGGCGCTCGCCGAGAAGTACGGCGGCAGCCCCGCGACCTTCGCCGGGCTGACGCTCGGCTTCGCGCTTTTGAGCTGGCTCTTCGCGGCGGCGATCCCGCGCAGCGGCGAGGGCGCGCCGAACCTCCACATCGACCGCAACGTGCTGCGCTCGACGCTGCACCTCATCGGCGACCTGCGCGCCGACAAGCGGCTCTGGCACGGCGGAATCTTCGTGAGCCTGTTCTGGCTCGTCGGCGCCATCGTCTTCGGCCTGCTGCCACCCATCGTGAAAGTGACGCTCGGCGGCGGCGAGCTCGTCGTCTCGGTCTATCTCGCCCTCTTCGCGATCGGCATCGCGGTCGGCTCGGGCCTCGCCTCCTGGCTCGTCGACGGCCGCACGCTGACCCTGCCGACGCCGATCGCCGGCGTGCTCATCGGCATTTTCTCGCTCGACCTCGCCTGGACGCTGCACGGCGTGCCGCCGCACCAGGGCATGCTCGACGTGGCGGAGTTCTTCAAGGACCCGCGCGCCTGGCACGTCGGCGCCGATCTCGCCCTGCTCGCGATGGGCGGCGGCCTGTTCGTCGTCCCGTCCTTCGCCGCCGTGCAGGCCTGGGCGCCGGCCGACCACCGCGCCCGCATCGTCGCCGCCGTCAACGTGCTGTCGGCGCTGCTCATGGTCGCCGGCTCGCTGTCGGTCGCCGGCCTGCAGGCGATGGGCTGGACCATGCCAATGGTCTTCGTCGCGCTCGGCCTCGGCGCGCTGGCCGTCTCGGTCTGGATTTTCTGCGTGCTGCCGACGAACCCGCTGCGCGACTTCGCGGCGCTCGTGTTCCGCGTCGTCTACCGCCTCGAGGTCGAGGGGATCGACAACGTCGCCAAGGCCGGCCCCAACGCGATCATCGCGCTGAACCACGTGAGCCTTCTCGACGCCGAGATCGCCTTCTCGATCCTCGACAACAACCCGGTCTTCGCGATCGACCATCAGTTCGCGCAGAAATGGTGGATGAAGCCGGTCGTCAAGTTCATGCACGCGCTGCCGCTCGACCCGACGCGGCCGCTCGCCACGCGCCAGCTCATCAACGAGGTGAAGGCCGGCTCGACGCTGGTGATCTTCCCCGAAGGTCGCCTGACGCGGACCGGCAGCCTGATGAAGGTGTACGATGGCCCAGGCCTCATCGCCGACAAGGCCGGCGTGCCGGTCGTGCCCGTGCGCATCGAGGGGGCCGAGAAGTCGCGCTTCTCCTATCTCACGGGCGCCCAGGTGAACCGCGGCCTGTTCCCGCGCATCAAGGTCACCGTGCTCGAGCCGCAGCGCGTCGTCGTGCCCGATCACCTCAAGGGCCGGGGGCGCCGCCAGGCCGCCGGTGCCGCGCTCTACGACATCATGTCGGACATGGTGTTCCGCACCACCTCGACCGACCGCACGATCTGGCAGGCGACGGTGGATGCGGCCCTCGAGCACGGGCCGAAGCATGTCGCGCTGGAAGACCCGGTCGCCGGCCCGATGACCTACAAGCGCGCGCTGATCGGCGCCCGCGTGCTCGGCGCCAAGCTGATGCCGCTGGCCCCCGCTGGGGGCAAGATCGGCGTCATGCTGCCGACGTCGGTCGGCTGCGTGGTCACGCTGCTGGGCCTGATGTCCGCCGGGCGCATCGTCGCGATGGTCAACTTCTCGGCCGGCGCGGCGGCGATCAAGTCGGCCGGCAAGGCGGCGCAGTTCGACACCATCGTCACGTCGCGCGCCTTCGTCGAGAAGGGCAAGCTCGACAAGCTCGTCGCCGACATCGGCCAGGTCTTCAAGCTCGTCTATCTCGAGGACGTCCGCGCCACGGTCACGACGCCGGAGAAGCTCCTCGGCGCGCTGAAGTGGAAGACGCCGCTGGTCCGCCCGAAGGGGCCGTTCGGCGGCGCCGACGAGCCGGCTGCGGTGCTGTTCACCTCGGGCTCGGAGGGCAAGCCGAAGGGCGTCGTCCTCTCCCACCGCAACATGCTGTCGAACGCCGCGCAGGCGCGCTCGATGATCGACTTCGGCCGCGAGGACATCGTCTTCAACGCGCTGCCGATGTTCCACGCGCTGGGGCTGACCGACGGCATGATCGTGCCGCTCGTCTTCGGCGTGAAGGGCTATCTCTACCCCTCGCCGCTGCACTACCGGATCATCCCGGAGCTCATCTACGGCTCCAACGCGACGATCCTGTTCGGCACCGACACGTTCCTCGCCGGCTACGCCCGGGCGGCGAACCCCTACGACTTCCGCTCGCTGCGCTACATCGTGGCCGGCGCCGAGCCGATCAAGGATTCGACGCGCCAAGTCTACCAGGAGAAGTTCGGCGTCCGAATACTCGAGGGCTACGGCATCACCGAGATGGCGCCCGTGCTCTCGTGCAACACGCCGATGTTCAACAAGAACGGCACGGTCGGCCGCCTGTGGCCCGGCATGAAAATGCGCCTCGAGCCGGTCGAGGGCATCGAGGACGGCGGCAAGCTCGTCGTCTCCGGCCCCAACACGATGCTCGGCTACCTGAAGGACGACCAGCCGGGCGTCCTGCAGCCGCCGCCGGACGGCTGGCACGACACCGGCGACATCGTCTCGGTCGACGACAAGGGCTTCATCACGATCAAGGGCCGCGCCAAGCGCTTCGCCAAGATTGCCGGCGAGATGGTCTCGCTGGCGGCGATCGAGAACCTCGCCGCGCACCTCTGGCCCGACGAGATCTCGGCGGCCGCCGCAGTGCCCGACCAGCGCAAGGGCGAGCGGGTGATCCTGCTGACCCGCCACAAGGGCGCGACCCGCGCCGACTTCGCCACCTTCGCCAAGCTGCGCGGCGCCGCCGACGTCATGGTGCCGGCCGACGTCCGCGTCGTCGACGAGATTCCCCTGCTCGGCTCCGGCAAGCTCGACTTCGCCGCCGTGAAGCGGCTGGTCGAGGAGCAGGAGGAGGAGCGGGCCTCGGCGGCATAG
- a CDS encoding protein of unknown function (ID:RHAL1_02679;~source:Prodigal:2.6), with translation MRIVGIEASEPEAGTIHTIDVWYSQRSGRWIVERLDADGDRIGTAHVCADRAEAEDCLADWMRTHSETHLVAPFETLKHARAKVRGARRSLSLLPLAGEGLSPTPA, from the coding sequence GTGCGGATCGTCGGGATCGAAGCGAGCGAGCCGGAAGCCGGCACCATCCACACGATCGACGTGTGGTACTCGCAGCGCAGCGGCAGGTGGATCGTCGAGCGGCTCGACGCCGACGGCGACCGGATCGGCACGGCCCACGTCTGCGCCGACCGCGCCGAGGCCGAGGACTGCCTCGCCGACTGGATGCGCACGCACAGCGAGACGCACCTCGTGGCGCCGTTCGAGACGCTCAAGCACGCGCGCGCCAAGGTGAGAGGCGCGCGGCGTAGCCTAAGCCTTCTCCCGCTGGCGGGAGAAGGACTGAGCCCTACTCCAGCGTGA
- the glgB gene encoding 1,4-alpha-glucan branching enzyme (ID:RHAL1_02680;~source:Prodigal:2.6), whose amino-acid sequence MTSSTELPHGAFDRSPAECVDRGAVAAICAGQHGDPFAILGPHEVAPGIWDIRAFIPWGDKIEAIGFHDEAVLATFETIDPAGFRVARVKSEGRPGYRIRITADNFGHVVYDPYTLGSALADYDIAAIVHSNDTVFYYIFGAHPITHAKLPGVRFVVWAPNAQAVSVVGAFNDWDGRRHPMRCHYDVGVWEIFIPHLALDAHYKFEIKGPGGQHVPLKADPVAFAAEHPPATASVAHGLPKYEWSDSSWLEERARGDQRQKPISIYEVHLGSWARIPEEGNRKLTYRELADRLIPYVKDMGFTHIELLPITEFPFDGSWGYQPVSLFAPTSRFGTPEDFAYFVDAAHKAGIALILDWVPAHFPNDAHGLASFDGTHLYEHADPRQGFHQDWGTYIYNFGRKEVQAYLIANARFWLDQYHLDGLRVDAVASMLYLDYSRKANEWVPNQYGGNENLEAIAFLRKMNEVAYQAAPGVMTVAEESTAWPGVSQPTFNGGLGFGFKWNMGWMHDTLRYIQNDPVHRRHHHSDMTFGLLYAFSENFILPISHDEVVHGKGSLLGRMPGDQWQRFANLRAYLGFMFAHPGKKLLFMGCEIAQSREWNHDSSLDWHLLDYPEHKGVQSLVRDLNHAYRATPALHERDCDASGFKWLVGGDIENSVFAFARFGEHGAIAVAVSNFTPVPRLNYRIGVPRAGHYKELVNTDAEIYSGTNMGNMGGVATEAVPSHGEEQSVVLTLPPLSTMIFTLE is encoded by the coding sequence ATGACATCGAGCACGGAACTGCCACACGGGGCGTTCGACCGCTCGCCTGCCGAGTGCGTCGATCGCGGCGCCGTCGCGGCGATCTGCGCGGGCCAGCACGGCGACCCCTTCGCGATCCTCGGCCCGCACGAGGTGGCGCCGGGTATCTGGGACATCCGCGCCTTCATCCCGTGGGGCGACAAGATCGAGGCGATCGGCTTCCACGACGAAGCCGTGCTCGCGACGTTCGAGACGATCGACCCCGCCGGGTTCCGCGTCGCGCGCGTCAAGTCGGAGGGGCGCCCGGGCTATCGCATCAGGATCACCGCCGACAATTTCGGCCATGTGGTCTATGATCCCTACACGCTCGGCTCGGCGCTCGCCGACTACGACATCGCGGCGATCGTCCACTCGAACGACACCGTCTTCTACTACATCTTCGGCGCGCATCCGATCACGCACGCCAAGCTCCCGGGCGTGCGCTTCGTGGTCTGGGCGCCGAACGCGCAGGCGGTGAGCGTCGTCGGCGCCTTCAACGATTGGGACGGCCGCCGCCATCCCATGCGCTGCCACTACGACGTCGGCGTATGGGAGATCTTCATCCCGCATCTTGCGCTCGACGCGCACTACAAGTTCGAGATCAAAGGGCCGGGTGGCCAGCATGTGCCGCTGAAGGCCGATCCCGTCGCCTTCGCCGCCGAGCATCCGCCGGCGACGGCCTCGGTGGCGCACGGCCTGCCGAAGTACGAGTGGAGCGACTCGAGCTGGCTGGAGGAGCGCGCCCGCGGCGACCAGCGCCAGAAGCCGATCTCGATCTACGAGGTGCACCTAGGCTCCTGGGCGCGCATCCCGGAGGAGGGCAACCGCAAGCTCACCTACCGCGAGCTTGCGGATCGTTTGATCCCCTACGTCAAGGACATGGGCTTCACGCATATCGAGCTGTTGCCGATCACCGAGTTCCCGTTCGACGGCTCGTGGGGCTACCAGCCGGTGTCGCTGTTCGCGCCGACGAGCCGCTTCGGCACGCCCGAGGACTTCGCGTACTTCGTCGATGCCGCGCACAAGGCCGGCATCGCGCTGATCCTCGATTGGGTGCCGGCGCATTTCCCCAACGACGCGCACGGGCTCGCGAGCTTCGATGGCACGCATCTCTACGAGCACGCCGACCCGCGCCAGGGCTTCCACCAGGACTGGGGCACCTACATCTACAACTTCGGGCGCAAGGAGGTGCAGGCCTACCTCATCGCCAACGCGCGCTTCTGGCTCGACCAGTACCACCTCGACGGCCTGCGCGTGGATGCGGTCGCGTCGATGCTCTACCTCGACTATTCGCGCAAGGCAAATGAGTGGGTGCCAAACCAGTACGGCGGCAACGAGAACCTCGAGGCGATCGCTTTCCTGCGCAAGATGAACGAGGTCGCCTACCAGGCCGCCCCCGGCGTGATGACGGTCGCCGAGGAATCGACGGCGTGGCCGGGCGTCTCGCAGCCGACCTTCAACGGCGGCCTCGGCTTCGGCTTCAAGTGGAACATGGGCTGGATGCACGACACGCTGCGCTACATCCAGAACGACCCTGTGCATCGCCGCCACCATCACTCCGACATGACGTTCGGGCTGCTCTACGCGTTCTCCGAAAACTTCATCCTGCCGATCAGCCACGACGAGGTCGTGCACGGGAAGGGATCGCTGCTCGGCCGCATGCCGGGCGACCAGTGGCAGCGCTTCGCGAACCTGCGCGCCTACCTCGGCTTCATGTTCGCCCATCCCGGCAAGAAGCTGTTGTTCATGGGCTGCGAGATTGCCCAGTCGCGCGAGTGGAACCATGATTCCTCGCTCGACTGGCACCTGCTCGACTATCCCGAGCACAAGGGCGTGCAGAGCCTGGTGCGCGACCTCAACCACGCCTACCGCGCGACGCCGGCGCTGCACGAGCGCGACTGCGATGCCTCGGGCTTCAAGTGGCTGGTCGGCGGCGACATCGAGAACTCGGTCTTCGCCTTCGCCCGCTTCGGCGAGCATGGCGCCATCGCGGTCGCGGTCTCGAACTTCACGCCGGTGCCGCGCCTGAACTACCGCATCGGCGTCCCGCGCGCGGGTCACTACAAGGAGCTCGTCAACACCGACGCCGAGATCTATTCGGGCACGAACATGGGCAACATGGGCGGCGTCGCGACGGAAGCCGTGCCCTCGCATGGCGAGGAGCAGTCGGTCGTCCTGACGCTGCCGCCGCTGTCGACGATGATCTTCACGCTGGAGTAG
- the treS gene encoding Maltose alpha-D-glucosyltransferase (ID:RHAL1_02681;~source:Prodigal:2.6): MIDRTDTQWYRDAIIYQLHVKSFFDANNDGVGDFIGVTQKLDYIKELGATAIWVMPFYPSPLRDDGYDISDYRGINPSYGTPRDFKLFVKAAHERGIRVITELVINHTSDQHPWFQRARAAKKGSAAREFYVWSDTEEKYKDTRIIFLDTEKSNWTWDEKAQAFYWHRFYSHQPDLNFDNPRVIEAVLDVMRYWLDLGVDGLRLDAIPYLCEREGTNCENLEETHKVLKIIRAEVDKDYPDRMLLAEANQWPEETAQYFGDGDECHMAFHFPLMPRIYMALAQEDRHPITDIMRQTPEIPEGCQWSIFLRNHDEMTLEMVTDKERDYLWKFYAADKRARINLGIRRRLAPLLDNDRRKIELLNSLLLSMPGTPCLYYGDEIGMGDNIYLGDRDGVRTPMQWSVDRNGGFSRADPQKLFLPTIQDSTYGFQAVNVEAQLASPTSMINWLRRMIAVRRSHKAMGRGSLKFLYPQNRKVLAYLRELDDETILCVVNVSNAPQAVELDMSEYNGTGLTELTAGTSFPRIGELPYLLTLPAYGFYWFRLEKVSEDGKISSAFLPELFTLVAAGPLENIFAGRELKMFETTAAPSYLATRRWFAAKGARIGKVSVRDYAVLREPPHGRYMMPLVSVPVGRGEEQIYFMPLAADLFSDEDDSLTPFAVARLRRAARMGLLYDADASPDFAAAMINVLRIEGTLKTTKGGEIRFTKSPLLDEEEPVDVAGIRRMGAEQSNSSINIDDRMALKIYRRLQPGANPEVEIGRFLTDVAHFKNAPPTLGVVEHVAADGTVTAIAVLQRFVRNQGDAWTWTLNVLTRIMDAMAFSGAHNFAAAQEGFEAYTPHMRRLGHRTAEMHKALATQTDDQAFAAEPLTLADVEEAARDARALADKAFARLERLSDGASDNARALAERLIVRKRDAYDLIDHCAVEPVGAIKTRIHGDYHLGQVLVVKDDVVIIDFEGEPARTLEERRMKASPLRDVAGMLRSFAYAVATARRRIAERLPEISSKLNEELIEFSEIFVDAYMESAKDSPIWIDDEATQRRLLILYTLSKAFYEIDYEAGNRPDWIDIPIEGVLTILDYVAEAA, from the coding sequence ATGATCGATCGCACGGACACGCAGTGGTATCGCGACGCGATCATCTATCAGCTGCACGTGAAGAGCTTCTTCGACGCGAACAACGACGGCGTGGGCGACTTCATCGGCGTCACGCAGAAGCTCGACTACATCAAGGAGCTCGGCGCCACCGCGATCTGGGTCATGCCGTTCTATCCCTCGCCGCTGCGCGACGACGGCTACGATATTTCGGATTATCGCGGCATCAATCCGTCCTACGGCACGCCGCGGGACTTCAAGCTTTTTGTGAAGGCGGCGCACGAGCGCGGCATCCGCGTCATCACCGAGCTCGTCATCAATCACACCTCCGACCAGCACCCCTGGTTCCAGCGCGCCCGCGCCGCCAAGAAGGGCTCCGCGGCGCGCGAGTTCTACGTCTGGTCTGACACCGAGGAGAAGTACAAGGACACGCGCATCATCTTCCTCGATACCGAGAAGTCCAACTGGACCTGGGACGAGAAGGCGCAGGCGTTCTACTGGCATCGTTTCTATTCCCACCAGCCCGACCTCAACTTCGACAACCCGCGGGTGATCGAGGCGGTGCTCGACGTGATGCGCTACTGGCTCGACCTCGGCGTCGACGGGCTACGCCTCGACGCGATTCCCTACCTCTGCGAGCGCGAGGGGACGAACTGCGAGAACCTCGAGGAGACGCACAAGGTCCTCAAGATCATCCGCGCCGAGGTCGACAAGGACTATCCCGACCGCATGCTGCTCGCCGAGGCCAACCAGTGGCCCGAGGAGACCGCGCAATACTTCGGCGACGGCGACGAATGCCACATGGCATTCCACTTCCCGCTTATGCCGCGCATCTACATGGCGCTGGCGCAGGAGGATCGGCACCCGATCACCGACATCATGCGCCAGACGCCGGAGATCCCGGAGGGCTGCCAGTGGTCGATCTTCCTGCGCAACCACGACGAGATGACCCTCGAGATGGTCACCGACAAGGAGCGCGACTACCTCTGGAAGTTCTACGCCGCCGACAAGCGCGCGCGCATAAACCTCGGCATTCGCCGGCGCCTCGCGCCGCTGCTCGACAACGATCGCCGCAAGATCGAGCTCTTGAACTCGCTGCTGCTCTCGATGCCGGGCACGCCGTGCCTCTACTACGGCGACGAGATCGGCATGGGCGACAACATCTACCTCGGCGACCGAGACGGCGTGCGCACGCCGATGCAATGGTCGGTCGATCGCAACGGCGGCTTCTCCCGCGCCGATCCGCAGAAGCTTTTCCTGCCAACCATCCAGGATTCGACCTACGGCTTCCAGGCCGTCAACGTCGAGGCGCAGCTTGCCAGCCCGACCTCGATGATCAACTGGCTGCGCCGCATGATCGCGGTGCGCCGCTCGCACAAGGCGATGGGCCGCGGCTCGCTGAAGTTCCTGTATCCGCAGAACCGCAAGGTGCTCGCCTACCTTCGCGAGCTGGACGACGAGACGATTTTGTGCGTCGTCAACGTCTCCAACGCGCCGCAGGCGGTCGAGCTCGACATGAGCGAGTACAACGGCACCGGCCTGACCGAGCTGACCGCCGGCACCTCGTTCCCGCGCATCGGCGAGCTGCCGTACCTGCTCACCCTGCCGGCCTACGGCTTCTACTGGTTCCGCCTCGAGAAGGTCTCGGAGGACGGCAAGATCTCGTCGGCCTTCCTGCCCGAGCTGTTCACGCTCGTCGCGGCCGGCCCGCTCGAGAACATCTTCGCCGGCCGCGAGCTGAAGATGTTCGAGACGACCGCGGCGCCGAGCTATCTGGCGACGCGGCGCTGGTTCGCCGCCAAGGGCGCGCGCATCGGCAAGGTCTCGGTGCGCGACTACGCCGTGCTGCGCGAGCCGCCGCACGGGCGTTACATGATGCCGCTCGTCTCGGTGCCCGTCGGGCGCGGCGAGGAGCAGATCTACTTCATGCCGCTCGCCGCCGACCTCTTCTCCGACGAGGACGACAGCCTGACGCCGTTCGCGGTGGCGCGGCTGCGCCGTGCCGCGCGCATGGGCCTGCTCTACGATGCCGACGCTTCGCCGGACTTCGCCGCTGCGATGATCAACGTGCTGCGCATCGAGGGCACGCTGAAGACGACGAAGGGCGGCGAGATTCGCTTCACCAAGTCGCCGCTCCTCGACGAGGAGGAGCCCGTCGACGTCGCCGGCATCCGCCGCATGGGTGCCGAGCAATCGAACTCGTCGATCAACATCGACGACCGCATGGCGCTGAAGATCTACCGCCGCCTGCAGCCGGGCGCGAACCCGGAGGTTGAGATCGGGCGCTTCCTCACCGATGTCGCGCACTTCAAGAACGCGCCGCCGACGCTCGGCGTCGTCGAGCATGTCGCGGCCGACGGCACGGTCACCGCGATCGCCGTGCTGCAGCGCTTCGTGCGCAACCAGGGCGACGCCTGGACGTGGACGCTGAACGTGCTGACGCGAATCATGGACGCGATGGCCTTCTCCGGCGCACACAACTTCGCCGCGGCGCAGGAGGGCTTCGAGGCCTACACGCCACACATGCGCCGGCTCGGCCATCGCACAGCGGAGATGCACAAGGCGCTGGCCACGCAGACCGACGACCAGGCCTTCGCCGCCGAGCCGCTGACGCTCGCGGACGTCGAGGAGGCGGCGCGCGACGCCCGCGCGCTCGCCGACAAGGCCTTCGCGCGGCTCGAGCGGCTGAGCGACGGTGCCAGCGACAATGCGCGGGCCTTGGCCGAGCGGCTGATCGTGCGCAAGCGCGACGCCTACGATCTCATCGACCATTGCGCCGTCGAGCCTGTCGGCGCGATCAAGACCCGCATCCATGGCGACTACCACCTCGGCCAGGTGCTCGTCGTGAAGGACGACGTCGTCATCATCGACTTCGAGGGCGAGCCGGCGCGCACGCTCGAGGAGCGCCGCATGAAGGCCTCACCGCTGCGCGATGTGGCCGGCATGCTGCGAAGCTTCGCCTATGCGGTGGCCACCGCGCGGCGCCGCATCGCCGAGCGCCTGCCCGAGATCTCGTCGAAGCTGAACGAGGAACTGATCGAGTTCTCGGAGATTTTCGTCGACGCTTACATGGAATCGGCGAAGGACAGCCCGATCTGGATCGACGACGAGGCGACGCAGCGTCGCCTCCTCATTCTCTACACGTTGTCGAAGGCGTTCTACGAGATCGACTACGAAGCGGGCAATCGTCCCGATTGGATCGACATCCCGATCGAAGGCGTCCTCACAATCCTTGACTACGTCGCGGAGGCTGCATGA